The following coding sequences lie in one Phalacrocorax aristotelis chromosome 2, bGulAri2.1, whole genome shotgun sequence genomic window:
- the YAE1 gene encoding protein YAE1 homolog isoform X1, which translates to MAAALQLLPTAVKPICPQPRWRRPGSRGFLWRGGCGEGTERGAEGAAGRGEARLRLPSEVIVITAVMSWVQAAVSRSNEDIFDEDADEMYLLQKEWNSTMKKRLKEGYRDGVEAGKELTLQEGFNQGYRHGAQLMVTCGQFRGTLNALLSWCHFNGHDSALSKINDLLDVVGKHEDDVLKYLNSIEQQPHLGHILDSVQDMDLNHTAPAGTEYSEVKAGKHEDVSNSGEKICRNNCEVGSLQRECSKAKLCTDPERSTLAWVKKQTIWLVEQLGLSLDILHHVQQLER; encoded by the exons ATGGCTGCCGCTCTCCAACTGCTTCCGACAGCAGTGAAGCCAATTTGCCCTCAGCCAAGATGGCGGCGCCCAGGGAGCAGGGGTTTTCTGTGGCGCGGCGGCTGTGGTGAGGGGACGGAGCGCGGGGCTGAGGGAGCAGCCGGGAGGGGCGAGGCGAGGCTGCGCCTGCCGTCAG AGGTCATAGTCATCACTGCTGTTATGTCCTGGGTACAAGCTGCAGTCAGCCGATCCAATGAGGATATATTTGATGAAGATGCAGATGAGATGTATCTACTACAGAAGGAATGGAACAGcactatgaaaaaaagattgaag GAAGGCTATAGGGATGGTGTTGAGGCTGGGAAAGAACTTACACTCCAGGAAGGCTTTAATCAAGGTTACCGACACGGTGCTCAGCTGATGGTTACATGTGGCCAGTTCAGAGGAACCCTGAA TGCTCTCTTATCCTGGTGTCATTTTAATGGACATGATTCTGCTTTAAGTAAGATAAATGATCTTCTTGATGTTGTTGGAAAGCATGAAGATGATGTGCTTAAGTACCTGAATTCTATTGAACAACAGCCACATCTCGGACACATTTTAGATTCTGTTCAGGACATGGACCTTAATCACACAGctccagctgggacagagtATAGTGAAGTTAAAGCTGGAAAACACGAGGATGTTAGCAACTCTGGTGAAAAGATTTGTAGAAATAATTGTGAGGTTGGTTCCTTGCAGCGTGAGTGCAGCAAGGCAAAACTCTGCACAGATCCTGAAAGGTCAACCCTTGCTTGGGTTAAAAAGCAGACTATTTGGCTAGTAGAACAACTGGGCTTATCACTGGATATACTTCATCATGTCCAGCAACTGGAACGTTAG
- the YAE1 gene encoding protein YAE1 homolog isoform X2, producing MSWVQAAVSRSNEDIFDEDADEMYLLQKEWNSTMKKRLKEGYRDGVEAGKELTLQEGFNQGYRHGAQLMVTCGQFRGTLNALLSWCHFNGHDSALSKINDLLDVVGKHEDDVLKYLNSIEQQPHLGHILDSVQDMDLNHTAPAGTEYSEVKAGKHEDVSNSGEKICRNNCEVGSLQRECSKAKLCTDPERSTLAWVKKQTIWLVEQLGLSLDILHHVQQLER from the exons ATGTCCTGGGTACAAGCTGCAGTCAGCCGATCCAATGAGGATATATTTGATGAAGATGCAGATGAGATGTATCTACTACAGAAGGAATGGAACAGcactatgaaaaaaagattgaag GAAGGCTATAGGGATGGTGTTGAGGCTGGGAAAGAACTTACACTCCAGGAAGGCTTTAATCAAGGTTACCGACACGGTGCTCAGCTGATGGTTACATGTGGCCAGTTCAGAGGAACCCTGAA TGCTCTCTTATCCTGGTGTCATTTTAATGGACATGATTCTGCTTTAAGTAAGATAAATGATCTTCTTGATGTTGTTGGAAAGCATGAAGATGATGTGCTTAAGTACCTGAATTCTATTGAACAACAGCCACATCTCGGACACATTTTAGATTCTGTTCAGGACATGGACCTTAATCACACAGctccagctgggacagagtATAGTGAAGTTAAAGCTGGAAAACACGAGGATGTTAGCAACTCTGGTGAAAAGATTTGTAGAAATAATTGTGAGGTTGGTTCCTTGCAGCGTGAGTGCAGCAAGGCAAAACTCTGCACAGATCCTGAAAGGTCAACCCTTGCTTGGGTTAAAAAGCAGACTATTTGGCTAGTAGAACAACTGGGCTTATCACTGGATATACTTCATCATGTCCAGCAACTGGAACGTTAG